One Danio rerio strain Tuebingen ecotype United States chromosome 9, GRCz12tu, whole genome shotgun sequence genomic region harbors:
- the LOC141376093 gene encoding uncharacterized protein produces the protein MIVRIKQCNNSIERYVKEFLELAPKSSHSDLLLMMFFRGGLLEPVRSQMPPYEEDWNLYRFIEAAFIDLWLPSLCCPEGGEPSGGRPEEAGLELRTYPRRPVRRPPFSEPLESLLDLCETPVSAPVPQCPPVSVPAPEQAPSPDDTAFPLSQTTRWRRRNNTAHAPERPPVSAPAPERPPVSAPAPERPPVSAPAPERPPVSAPAPERPPCRFQSGSSPCRRHTGSPPCRSQPGSWHYQRHPDVLPCRHLPDVLPCRPQSGSMPCLFQSGSLICRPRSGSLLCRLLSGCLLSRRLLSGCLLSRRLLSGCLQSRRLLSGCLQSRRLLSGCLQSRRLLSGCLQSRRLLSSCLSSWLSGGSLPRRLLSSCLSCWLSWGPLPCVSCCIVHGSPLPPLPGGPSHGLGQISRLHPGFLPGRLNHGPP, from the exons ATGATAGTGCGTATTAAACAATGTAACAACTCAATTGAGCGTTACGTTAAGGAGTTTTTGGAGCTAGCCCCAAAGAGCTCTCACAGTGACCTTCTACTGATGATGTTCTTTCGGGGAGGACTTTTGGAACCAGTTCGTTCTCAGATGCCACCTTATGAGGAGGACTGGAACCTTTATCGGTTCATCGAAGCAGCTTTTATTGATCTCTGGCTCCCCTCTCTCTGTTGCCCTGAAGGAGGAGAAccctcaggagggaggcctga AGAGGCTGGACTGGAGTTGCGGACTTATCCGCGTCGGCCTGTCCGGAGACCACCCTTCTCAGAGCCTCTGGAGAGTCTTCTGGATCTGTGTGAAACCCCAGTGTCTGCTCCAGTCCCACAATGCCCACCAGTGTCGGTTCCAGCTCCTGAGCAAGCTCCCTCTCCTGACGACACCGCTTTTCCTCTTTCTCAAACCACCAGATGGAGGCGTAGGAACAATACTGCTCatgccccagagcgcccgccagtgtcggctccagccccagagcgcccgccagtgtcggctccagccccagagcgcccgccagtgtcggctccagccccagagcgcccgccagtgtcggctccagccccagagcgcccgcca TGCCGGTTCCAGtccggctcctcgccctgccggcgccacacAGGCTCCccgccctgccggtcccagcccggctcctggcattaccaacgccatccagacgtcttgccctgccggcacctcccaGACGTTTTACCTTGCCGGCCCCAGTCCGGCTCCATGCCCTGCCTGTTCCAGTCTGGATCTTTGATCTGCCGACCTCGCTCGggctccttgctctgccggcTCCTGTCcggctgcctcctgtcccgccggctcctgtccggttgcctcctgtcccgccggctcctgtccggctgcctccagtcccgccggctcctgtccggctgcctccagtcccgccggctcctgtccggctgcctccagtcccgccggctcctgtccggctgcctccagtcccgccggctcctgtccAGTTGCCTCTCCAGCTGGCTCTCCGGGGGCTCCCTGCCTCGCCGGCTCCTGTCCAGTTGCCTCTCCTGCTGGCTCTCCTGGGGCCCCCTGCCTTGTGTCTCCTGCTGCATCGTCCATGGGTCACCCCTCCCGCCCCTCCCTGGTGGTCCTTCCCACGGTTTGGGACAGATTTCCCGGCTGCACCCTGGCTTCCTGCCGGGGCGCCTGAACCACGGACCTCCCTGA